One region of Eupeodes corollae chromosome 1, idEupCoro1.1, whole genome shotgun sequence genomic DNA includes:
- the LOC129938632 gene encoding lipase 3-like: MKTIFKQILLFLVISTSTVLTLPTDERIRKHGYPVEKHVLQTRDGYVLTLFRIPHPQDAADQNTTRPIAFLQHGLLSSSDCWILNGPGLAIAYMLVEDGYDVWLGNTRGNTYSKRHVNYSPFFQRFWLYDWHEIAMYDVPAMIDYVLYTTGQKSLHYVGHSQGTTVLFVMTSMIPSFNKKIKSAQLLAPVAWMNNIRGPFVDLITPFLGLPNGFVELFGSMEFLPNNMILRALGDQMCKEDSIIQEFCSNVIFLICGWDKNSFNKSLMADIIDTHPAGASVNQVMHFLQEHLSGKFRQFDYGFLRNIVVYGRFTPPEYNLSKVKVPIFLYYGDNDYLSHPVDVHRLMSYLPNLKKAFRVPDKDWNHLDYLWANNVKEMIFDKILENVNAMESLVIKG, translated from the exons ATGAAAACCATTTTCAagcaaatattgttgtttttagtcATCTCAACTTCAACAGTTTTAACCTTACCAACG GATGAAAGAATCAGGAAGCATGGCTATCCTGTTGAGAAGCACGTTCTTCAAACAAGAGATGGCTACGTTTTGACATTGTTTCGAATACCTCATCCTCAAGACGCTGCTGATCAGAATACAACGCGACCTATTGCCTTCCTACAGCATGGTCTCCTAAGTTCTTCTGATTGCTGGATATTGAATGGTCCTGGTTTGGCGATAGCGTATATGCTTGTCGAAGATGGATACGACGTTTGGCTTGGCAATACCCGAGGAAATACCTATTCCAAGCGTCACGTTAACTATTCGCCATTTTTTCAACGATTCTGGCTCTATGATTGGCATGAGATTGCCATGTATGACGTCCCCGCGATGATCGACTACGTTCTATACACAACAGGCCAGAAGTCACTGCACTATGTGGGGCACTCTCAAGGGACGACAGTTCTCTTTGTTATGACTTCAATGATACCCAGTTTTAACAAAAAGATTAAATCAGCTCAACTTTTAGCGCCCGTTGCTTGGATGAACAACATTAGAGGACCGTTTGTAGATCTTATAACTCCTTTTCTAGGACTTCCCAATGGTTTTGTGGAACTTTTCGGGAGCATGGAGTTCCTGCCGAACAATATGATCCTGAGAGCTCTTGGAGACCAAATGTGTAAAGAGGATTCTATTATTCAGGAATTTTGTTCGAATGTTATTTTCTTGATATGTGGTTgggataaaaatagttttaataag TCTCTAATGGCAGACATCATTGATACCCATCCAGCGGGCGCTTCAGTTAATCAAGTTATGCATTTCCTGCAGGAACATTTGTCGGGTAAATTTCGACAATTTGATTATGGATTCTTGAGAAATATCGTCGTTTATGGCCGATTCACTCCGCCTGAATATAATCTGAGTAAAGTGAAGGTGcccatttttctttattatggCGACAATGATTATCTATCACATCCTGTGGATGTTCACAGATTAATGAGCTACTTGCCAAATCTTAAGAAGGCATTTCGAGTTCCTGATAAAGATTGGAATCATTTGGATTATTTGTGGGCAAATAATGTGAAGgaaatgattttcgacaaaaTACTTGAGAATGTAAATGCAATGGAATCACTTGTGATAAAAGGTTGA
- the LOC129946071 gene encoding lipase 3-like, with protein sequence MKQLWIFVIILVPLISCAPQEKASSITTRTLVEKYGYPFEEHSVQTSDGYILGLHRIPYSARVNYDGQRPVAFLMHGLLCSSSDWVLLGTENALAFILSDAGYDVWMGNARGNTYSKDHATLHPLLPKFWKFDWHEIGMIDLPAMIDYVRYETGEEQVHYFGHSQGTTSFLVLNSLNTKFKSRIKSAHLMAPVAFMENMKSPLVKLAAPLLGNPKSWMNIFGNLEFLPNTRIMELLGQKACHDASKYQSMCSNVIFLMAGFDDENMNKTLIPEILATTPAGASTNQIFHYLQEYNSGKFREFDHGKLLKKPKDYPIEKIDVPIFLYYSENDYMSSEVDVEKLMRKLKESTLRGAHKVPHPRWNHLDYLWGLNINEQLHDAIMEDLDTINNE encoded by the exons ATGAAACAGCTTTGGATATTTGTTATCATTTTGGTCCCCCTGATATCATGTGCACCACAAGAAAAAGCCAGTTCTATAACTACA AGAACTTTGGTGGAAAAATATGGATATCCATTTGAGGAGCATTCTGTTCAAACATCCGATGGATACATTTTGGGTCTTCATAGAATCCCTTACTCGGCAAGAGTCAATTACGATGGACAACGGCCAGTGGCCTTCCTAATGCACGGACTGTTGTGCTCTTCAAGCGATTGGGTTTTGCTAGGGACAGAAAATGCATTGGCCTTCATTCTCTCCGATGCCGGCTATGACGTTTGGATGGGCAATGCTCGGGGCAATACTTACTCCAAAGACCACGCCACGCTGCACCCTTTGTTGCCAAAGTTCTGGAAATTCGATTGGCATGAAATCGGAATGATTGATTTACCCGCTATGATCGACTATGTTCGGTATGAGACAGGAGAAGAACAAGTCCATTATTTCGGACATTCACAAGGAACCACAtcgtttttggttttgaactcgctgaatacaaaattcaagagCCGCATAAAGTCAGCACATTTAATGGCACCAGTTGCGTTTATGGAAAACATGAAATCACCGTTGGTTAAATTGGCTGCCCCTTTATTGGGTAATCCAAAAAGTTGGATGAATATATTTGGCAACTTGGAATTTTTGCCAAATACTAGGATAATGGAACTGCTTGGGCAGAAGGCTTGTCACGATGCTTCAAAGTATCAGTCGATGTGCTCGAATGTGATCTTTCTTATGGCTGGGTTTGATGATGAAAATATGAATAAG ACACTTATTCCAGAAATTTTAGCAACAACACCTGCTGGAGCTTCGACGAATCAGATCTTTCATTATCTGCAAGAATACAACTCGGGTAAATTCCGAGAGTTCGACCATGGGAAGCTGTTGAAGAAGCCCAAGGACTATCCGATTGAGAAGATTGATGTGCCAATCTTCTTGTATTACAGTGAAAATGATTATATGTCATCGGAAGTCGATGTAGAAAAGTTGATGAGAAAGCTGAAAGAATCAACATTGAGGGGCGCACATAAGGTTCCACATCCGAGATGGAATCATTTGGACTACCTTTGGGGATTGAATATTAACGAACAACTGCATGATGCGATCATGGAGGACTTGGATACAATAAACAATgaataa